From one Ictalurus punctatus breed USDA103 chromosome 20, Coco_2.0, whole genome shotgun sequence genomic stretch:
- the LOC108280490 gene encoding cytochrome b-c1 complex subunit 10 gives MLAKLIGQKYLSIGKAWVPTLAAWGGVGGIAVIHFTDWRLILDYVPYINGKFKTD, from the exons ATGCTCGCCAAATTAATAGGACAGAAATATCTCTCCATTGGAAAGGCGTG GGTTCCCACGCTGGCTGCATGGGGAGGTGTTGGAGGCATTGCAGTCATCCACTTTACAGACTGGCGATTGATCCTGGATTATGTGCCCTACATCAATGGCAAGTTCAAGACAGACTAG
- the mbd3a gene encoding methyl-CpG-binding domain protein 3a isoform X5: MERKSPTGKKFRSKPQLARYLGNSMDLSSFDFRTGKMIMSKLNKSRQRLRYEHSSQNKGKPDLNTSLPVRQTASIFKQPVTKVTNHPNNKVKTDPQKAVDQPRQLFWEKKLSGLNVYDIAEELMKTMDLPKGLQGVGPGYSDKTLLSAIASALHTSSAPITGQLSAAVEKNPGVWLNSTQPLCKAFMVTDEDIRKQEDLVYNVRKRLEDALMADMLAQVEETTSDTKSVKEETNGSDEMETL, from the exons ATGGAGAGGAAAAG TCCCACAGGAAAGAAATTTCGGAGTAAGCCCCAACTGGCCCGTTATCTCGGCAACTCCATGGACCTGAGCTCCTTCGACTTCCGTACTGGCAAAATGATCATGAGTAAACTGAACAAGAGCAGACAACGCCTACGCTACGAGCACAGCAGTCAGAACAAG GGTAAGCCTGATTTAAACACCTCTCTACCGGTGCGACAGACCGCGTCCATCTTCAAGCAACCTGTCACAAAAGTCACAAACCATCCGAACAACAAAGTGAAGACAGACCCGCAAAAAGCTGTTGATCAGCCAAGACAG CTCTTCTGGGAGAAGAAGCTAAGTGGACTGAATGTGTATGACATAGCTGAGGAGTTGATGAAGACTATGGATCTTCCCAAAGGCCTTCAAG GGGTCGGCCCAGGCTACTCAGATAAAACGCTGCTGTCTGCCATCGCCAGTGCCTTGCACACCAGCAGCGCCCCCATCACAGGCCAGCTCTCTGCTGCTGTGGAGAAAAACCCCGGAGTCTGGCTCAACAGCACGCAGCCCCTCTGCAAGGCTTTTATGGTGACCGATGAGGACATCAG GAAGCAGGAGGACCTGGTGTACAACGTGAGGAAGAGGCTGGAGGATGCTCTCATGGCTGACATGCTGGCTCAAGTAGAAGAGACCACCAGCGACACAAAGTCGGTGAAGGAGGAGACCAACGGCAGTGATGAAATGGAGACACTATAG
- the mbd3a gene encoding methyl-CpG-binding domain protein 3a isoform X1 codes for MERKRWECSALPNGWKREEVTRKSGLSAGKSDVYYFSPTGKKFRSKPQLARYLGNSMDLSSFDFRTGKMIMSKLNKSRQRLRYEHSSQNKGKPDLNTSLPVRQTASIFKQPVTKVTNHPNNKVKTDPQKAVDQPRQLFWEKKLSGLNVYDIAEELMKTMDLPKGLQVSSTAGVGPGYSDKTLLSAIASALHTSSAPITGQLSAAVEKNPGVWLNSTQPLCKAFMVTDEDIRKQEDLVYNVRKRLEDALMADMLAQVEETTSDTKSVKEETNGSDEMETL; via the exons ATGGAGAGGAAAAGGTGGGAGTGCTCGGCTCTCCCAAATGGTTGGAAAAGGGAAGAAGTGACCAGAAAGTCGGGCTTGTCCGCGGGGAAAAGCGATGTCTATTATTTTAG TCCCACAGGAAAGAAATTTCGGAGTAAGCCCCAACTGGCCCGTTATCTCGGCAACTCCATGGACCTGAGCTCCTTCGACTTCCGTACTGGCAAAATGATCATGAGTAAACTGAACAAGAGCAGACAACGCCTACGCTACGAGCACAGCAGTCAGAACAAG GGTAAGCCTGATTTAAACACCTCTCTACCGGTGCGACAGACCGCGTCCATCTTCAAGCAACCTGTCACAAAAGTCACAAACCATCCGAACAACAAAGTGAAGACAGACCCGCAAAAAGCTGTTGATCAGCCAAGACAG CTCTTCTGGGAGAAGAAGCTAAGTGGACTGAATGTGTATGACATAGCTGAGGAGTTGATGAAGACTATGGATCTTCCCAAAGGCCTTCAAG TGTCCTCCACTGCAGGGGTCGGCCCAGGCTACTCAGATAAAACGCTGCTGTCTGCCATCGCCAGTGCCTTGCACACCAGCAGCGCCCCCATCACAGGCCAGCTCTCTGCTGCTGTGGAGAAAAACCCCGGAGTCTGGCTCAACAGCACGCAGCCCCTCTGCAAGGCTTTTATGGTGACCGATGAGGACATCAG GAAGCAGGAGGACCTGGTGTACAACGTGAGGAAGAGGCTGGAGGATGCTCTCATGGCTGACATGCTGGCTCAAGTAGAAGAGACCACCAGCGACACAAAGTCGGTGAAGGAGGAGACCAACGGCAGTGATGAAATGGAGACACTATAG
- the mbd3a gene encoding methyl-CpG-binding domain protein 3a isoform X2, whose translation MERKRWECSALPNGWKREEVTRKSGLSAGKSDVYYFSPTGKKFRSKPQLARYLGNSMDLSSFDFRTGKMIMSKLNKSRQRLRYEHSSQNKGKPDLNTSLPVRQTASIFKQPVTKVTNHPNNKVKTDPQKAVDQPRQLFWEKKLSGLNVYDIAEELMKTMDLPKGLQGVGPGYSDKTLLSAIASALHTSSAPITGQLSAAVEKNPGVWLNSTQPLCKAFMVTDEDIRKQEDLVYNVRKRLEDALMADMLAQVEETTSDTKSVKEETNGSDEMETL comes from the exons ATGGAGAGGAAAAGGTGGGAGTGCTCGGCTCTCCCAAATGGTTGGAAAAGGGAAGAAGTGACCAGAAAGTCGGGCTTGTCCGCGGGGAAAAGCGATGTCTATTATTTTAG TCCCACAGGAAAGAAATTTCGGAGTAAGCCCCAACTGGCCCGTTATCTCGGCAACTCCATGGACCTGAGCTCCTTCGACTTCCGTACTGGCAAAATGATCATGAGTAAACTGAACAAGAGCAGACAACGCCTACGCTACGAGCACAGCAGTCAGAACAAG GGTAAGCCTGATTTAAACACCTCTCTACCGGTGCGACAGACCGCGTCCATCTTCAAGCAACCTGTCACAAAAGTCACAAACCATCCGAACAACAAAGTGAAGACAGACCCGCAAAAAGCTGTTGATCAGCCAAGACAG CTCTTCTGGGAGAAGAAGCTAAGTGGACTGAATGTGTATGACATAGCTGAGGAGTTGATGAAGACTATGGATCTTCCCAAAGGCCTTCAAG GGGTCGGCCCAGGCTACTCAGATAAAACGCTGCTGTCTGCCATCGCCAGTGCCTTGCACACCAGCAGCGCCCCCATCACAGGCCAGCTCTCTGCTGCTGTGGAGAAAAACCCCGGAGTCTGGCTCAACAGCACGCAGCCCCTCTGCAAGGCTTTTATGGTGACCGATGAGGACATCAG GAAGCAGGAGGACCTGGTGTACAACGTGAGGAAGAGGCTGGAGGATGCTCTCATGGCTGACATGCTGGCTCAAGTAGAAGAGACCACCAGCGACACAAAGTCGGTGAAGGAGGAGACCAACGGCAGTGATGAAATGGAGACACTATAG
- the mbd3a gene encoding methyl-CpG-binding domain protein 3a isoform X4 has product MERKSPTGKKFRSKPQLARYLGNSMDLSSFDFRTGKMIMSKLNKSRQRLRYEHSSQNKGKPDLNTSLPVRQTASIFKQPVTKVTNHPNNKVKTDPQKAVDQPRQLFWEKKLSGLNVYDIAEELMKTMDLPKGLQVSSTAGVGPGYSDKTLLSAIASALHTSSAPITGQLSAAVEKNPGVWLNSTQPLCKAFMVTDEDIRKQEDLVYNVRKRLEDALMADMLAQVEETTSDTKSVKEETNGSDEMETL; this is encoded by the exons ATGGAGAGGAAAAG TCCCACAGGAAAGAAATTTCGGAGTAAGCCCCAACTGGCCCGTTATCTCGGCAACTCCATGGACCTGAGCTCCTTCGACTTCCGTACTGGCAAAATGATCATGAGTAAACTGAACAAGAGCAGACAACGCCTACGCTACGAGCACAGCAGTCAGAACAAG GGTAAGCCTGATTTAAACACCTCTCTACCGGTGCGACAGACCGCGTCCATCTTCAAGCAACCTGTCACAAAAGTCACAAACCATCCGAACAACAAAGTGAAGACAGACCCGCAAAAAGCTGTTGATCAGCCAAGACAG CTCTTCTGGGAGAAGAAGCTAAGTGGACTGAATGTGTATGACATAGCTGAGGAGTTGATGAAGACTATGGATCTTCCCAAAGGCCTTCAAG TGTCCTCCACTGCAGGGGTCGGCCCAGGCTACTCAGATAAAACGCTGCTGTCTGCCATCGCCAGTGCCTTGCACACCAGCAGCGCCCCCATCACAGGCCAGCTCTCTGCTGCTGTGGAGAAAAACCCCGGAGTCTGGCTCAACAGCACGCAGCCCCTCTGCAAGGCTTTTATGGTGACCGATGAGGACATCAG GAAGCAGGAGGACCTGGTGTACAACGTGAGGAAGAGGCTGGAGGATGCTCTCATGGCTGACATGCTGGCTCAAGTAGAAGAGACCACCAGCGACACAAAGTCGGTGAAGGAGGAGACCAACGGCAGTGATGAAATGGAGACACTATAG
- the mbd3a gene encoding methyl-CpG-binding domain protein 3a isoform X3, with protein sequence MGRRCKMSSKREIGRNRIDLTLHPTGKKFRSKPQLARYLGNSMDLSSFDFRTGKMIMSKLNKSRQRLRYEHSSQNKGKPDLNTSLPVRQTASIFKQPVTKVTNHPNNKVKTDPQKAVDQPRQLFWEKKLSGLNVYDIAEELMKTMDLPKGLQVSSTAGVGPGYSDKTLLSAIASALHTSSAPITGQLSAAVEKNPGVWLNSTQPLCKAFMVTDEDIRKQEDLVYNVRKRLEDALMADMLAQVEETTSDTKSVKEETNGSDEMETL encoded by the exons ATGGGAAGAAGATGCAAAATGAGCTCCAAACGAGAGATTGGACGAAATAGAATAGATTTAACGCTACA TCCCACAGGAAAGAAATTTCGGAGTAAGCCCCAACTGGCCCGTTATCTCGGCAACTCCATGGACCTGAGCTCCTTCGACTTCCGTACTGGCAAAATGATCATGAGTAAACTGAACAAGAGCAGACAACGCCTACGCTACGAGCACAGCAGTCAGAACAAG GGTAAGCCTGATTTAAACACCTCTCTACCGGTGCGACAGACCGCGTCCATCTTCAAGCAACCTGTCACAAAAGTCACAAACCATCCGAACAACAAAGTGAAGACAGACCCGCAAAAAGCTGTTGATCAGCCAAGACAG CTCTTCTGGGAGAAGAAGCTAAGTGGACTGAATGTGTATGACATAGCTGAGGAGTTGATGAAGACTATGGATCTTCCCAAAGGCCTTCAAG TGTCCTCCACTGCAGGGGTCGGCCCAGGCTACTCAGATAAAACGCTGCTGTCTGCCATCGCCAGTGCCTTGCACACCAGCAGCGCCCCCATCACAGGCCAGCTCTCTGCTGCTGTGGAGAAAAACCCCGGAGTCTGGCTCAACAGCACGCAGCCCCTCTGCAAGGCTTTTATGGTGACCGATGAGGACATCAG GAAGCAGGAGGACCTGGTGTACAACGTGAGGAAGAGGCTGGAGGATGCTCTCATGGCTGACATGCTGGCTCAAGTAGAAGAGACCACCAGCGACACAAAGTCGGTGAAGGAGGAGACCAACGGCAGTGATGAAATGGAGACACTATAG
- the LOC108280492 gene encoding RNA-binding protein MEX3B — protein MPSPLFHPEIMDHDAVVSAQQTGVALPGEPEPESRDEEHQEALRFAIDQFSLMALDKVDSLDGTTTGSVSENCNGVGGGVGGSGYVDLPLLDHPGGSRGSPSSCSPSPEYYGTGGYHMAPHTHPVLGDQNAALCNRKRSVNMTECVPVPSSEHVAEIVGRQGCKIKALRAKTNTYIKTPVRGEDPVFIVTGRREDVEMAKREIISAADHFSMIRASRCKAGGNGGSLPGPPHLPGQTTIQVRVPYRVVGLVVGPKGATIKRIQQQTHTYIVTPSREKDPVFEVTGMPENVDRAREEIETHITLRTGAFVDLQGHNDFHTNGTDVSLEGLGALGLGSTLWGRGNSSGHHTAPPPPPPPPPPLPLSMHHSDRKLSTASYHNGGLGSEPYPSSRRPTDSASPTSPFSTGSGGGTFTFNNDPAPGIPPTSDELGFEFSTSNIWAPLANGNKPAQPLRRNSSGLSGGTVTPRLSPTLPGDGSALEHPLARRAQSDPLSTLSWLHTGSSFSGGSSSSSGGSTTGYSSCSASSLPGGSPTDSEGGGSVGAASGMLGRLKAGTLGSMMPGGGNRDCFVCFESEVTAALVPCGHNLFCMDCAGQICQSQEPECPVCHTPATQCIRIFS, from the exons ATGCCTAGCCCCCTGTTCCACCCAGAGATCATGGACCACGACGCGGTAGTAAGCGCGCAGCAGACCGGAGTCGCGCTGCCCGGAGAACCGGAACCGGAGTCCCGCGACGAGGAGCACCAGGAAGCGCTGCGCTTCGCCATCGATCAGTTCTCGCTCATGGCGCTGGATAAAGTGGACTCCCTGGACGGGACCACGACGGGCAGCGTGTCCGAGAACTGCAACGGCGTCGGAGGAGGAGTTGGAGGAAGCGGCTACGTGGACCTGCCGCTGCTCGACCATCCGGGAGGCTCCCGCGGCTCGCCCTCCTCCTGCTCGCCGTCTCCGGAGTACTACGGCACAGGGGGCTACCACATGGCCCCGCACACACACCCCGTGTTGGGAGACCAGAATGCCGCGCTGTGCAACCGCAAGAGGAGTGTCAACATGACCGAGTGTGTGCCTGTGCCCAGCTCGGAGCATGTCGCTGAGATCGTTGGGAGGCAAG GTTGTAAGATCAAAGCCCTGCGAGCAAAGACCAACACTTACATCAAGACCCCGGTGAGAGGTGAGGACCCTGTGTTTATAGTGACGGGCCGCCGCGAGGACGTGGAAATGGCCAAGCGTGAGATTATCTCTGCAGCTGATCACTTCTCCATGATTCGTGCGTCTCGCTGCAAAGCCGGGGGAAATGGAGGTTCTCTTCCTGGGCCGCCACACCTTCCTGGCCAGACTACTATCCAGGTGCGTGTGCCCTACCGTGTGGTGGGCCTGGTGGTCGGGCCTAAAGGAGCCACGATCAAACGTATCCAGCAGCAGACTCACACATACATTGTGACACCGAGTCGAGAGAAGGATCCTGTGTTTGAGGTGACGGGCATGCCGGAGAACGTCGACCGGGCACGTGAGGAGATCGAGACACACATCACGTTGCGCACCGGCGCATTCGTAGACCTGCAGGGCCACAACGACTTTCACACCAACGGCACCGATGTCAGCCTTGAAGGCCTTGGCGCGTTGGGGCTTGGGAGCACGCTTTGGGGGCGCGGAAACAGCTCTGGTCACCATACAGCACCCCcgcctcctccaccacctcctcctcctctccctctctccatgcACCACTCAGACCGCAAGCTCTCCACAGCATCCTATCACAACGGTGGTCTGGGTTCAGAGCCGTACCCGAGCAGCCGCCGGCCCACAGACAGCGCTAGTCCTACCAGTCCATTTAGCACGGGTAGTGGTGGAGGCACTTTCACCTTCAATAACGACCCCGCGCCTGGCATACCCCCCACCTCCGATGAGCTTGGCTTTGAATTCAGCACCAGCAACATCTGGGCACCACTGGCCAACGGCAATAAACCGGCACAGCCTCTCCGGCGCAACAGTAGCGGCCTGAGCGGGGGCACAGTCACACCACGCCTCTCACCCACACTGCCTGGCGATGGCTCGGCGCTGGAGCACCCGTTGGCACGGCGGGCACAAAGCGACCCGCTCAGCACACTTTCCTGGCTTCACACGGGCTCGTCGTTCTCAGGaggaagcagcagcagcagtggtgGCAGCACCACGGGCTACTCATCCTGCTCTGCCTCTTCGCTTCCTGGCGGCTCACCTACCGACTCAGAGGGTGGTGGAAGCGTAGGTGCTGCATCTGGCATGTTGGGCCGCTTGAAGGCTGGCACCCTGGGCAGCATGATGCCAGGCGGCGGCAACAGGGACTGCTTCGTCTGTTTTGAGAGCGAGGTCACAGCCGCTCTTGTTCCCTGCGGCCACAATCTGTTCTGCATGGACTGCGCTGGGCAAATCTGCCAGTCACAGGAGCCCGAGTGCCCTGTATGCCACACCCCAGCCACGCAGTGCATTCGCATTTTCTCTTAA